The following proteins are encoded in a genomic region of Penaeus chinensis breed Huanghai No. 1 chromosome 10, ASM1920278v2, whole genome shotgun sequence:
- the LOC125029463 gene encoding alpha-L-fucosidase-like, with translation MFIVSLFLSLLAVSRAQYEPTWESLDSRPLPEWYDAAKVGIFIHWGVYSVPSFGSEWFWKNWQGFGIQKYVDFMERNYRPGFTYADFAPAFTAEFFEPDEWASVFNASGARYVVLTSKHHEGFTLWPSRYSWNWNSLDVGPKRDLVGDLAEAIRSKTPHIHFGLYYSLYEWFHPIFQSDMSHLFTTNEFVTKKVMPELNDLVNRYEPEVIWSDGDWDAPALYWTSKEFLAWLFNASPVKDTVVVNDRWGTGAICHHGSFYTCFDRYNPGVLQNHKWENAMTLDRHSWGYRREAGASDYLSFRELVTELAETISCGGNLLVNVGPTHDGRLPAIMEERLRQLGSWLDVNGEAVYDSVPWKHQNDTLTPGVWYTSKGNLVYAMVLSWPEKDVLTLGSVRPTPQTHVAMLAYQDDHGSSSLQFTILQDGIAVTFPAMSRVGSQWAWVLVLQGIEPA, from the exons ATGTTCATCGTcagcctttttctctcccttctcg CTGTTTCCAGAGCGCAGTACGAGCCCACTTGGGAATCGCTGGACTCGAGGCCGCTGCCCGAGTGGTACGACGCGGCCAAAGTGGGCATCTTCATCCACTGGGGCGTGTATTCGGTGCCCTCCTTCGGCTCTGAGTGGTTCTGGAAAAACTGGCAAG GTTTCGGCATTCAGAAGTACGTGGATTTCATGGAGAGGAACTACCGGCCGGGGTTCACGTACGCGGACTTCGCGCCGGCGTTCACGGCCGAGTTCTTCGAGCCCGACGAGTGGGCGAGTGTGTTCAATGCCTCGGGCGCTCGCTACGTCGTCCTCACCAGCAAGCACCACGAGGGCTTCACCCTGTGGCCCTCGCGCTACTCCTGGAACTGGAACAGCCTCGACGTTGGACCCAAGAGGGACCTCGTAG GTGATCTTGCCGAAGCTATAAGGAGCAAAACACCACACATCCACTTTGGGCTTTACTATTCTCTCTACGAATGGTTTCATCCCATCTTCCAAAGCGACATGAGCCACCTGTTCACAACCAACGAGTTCGTCACAAAGAAGGTCATGCCGGAGCTCAACGATTTG GTGAACAGATACGAGCCCGAAGTGATCTGGTCGGACGGCGACTGGGACGCCCCCGCCCTTTACTGGACGTCGAAGGAGTTCCTGGCGTGGCTGTTCAACGCCTCCCCCGTCAAGGACACGGTGGTGGTCAACGACCGGTGGGGGACGGGGGCCATCTGCCACCACGGCTCCTTCTACACTTGCTTTGACCGATATAACCCTG GCGTGCTGCAGAATCACAAGTGGGAAAACGCCATGACACTGGACAGGCACTCTTGGGGCTACCGACGTGAGGCTGGCGCGTCAGACTACCTCTCCTTCCGCGAACTCGTGACTGAGTTGGCGGAAACCATCAGCTGTGGAG GTAACCTGCTGGTGAACGTGGGTCCCACGCATGACGGGCGTCTCCCCGCCATCATGGAGGAGCGCCTTCGGCAACTTGGCTCGTGGCTCGACGTCAACGGCGAGGCTGTGTACGACTCTGTGCCCTGGAAGCACCAGAACGACACGCTCACGCCCGGAGTTTG GTACACGAGCAAAGGCAACCTCGTATACGCCATGGTGCTATCGTGGCCCGAGAAGGACGTGTTGACTCTGGGATCCGTGCGCCCGACACCTCAGACGCACGTGGCCATGTTGGCCTACCAGGACGACCACGGCAGCAGCAGCCTCCAG ttCACCATCCTTCAAGACGGAATAGCAGTGACATTCCCTGCCATGTCTCGCGTGGGCAGTCAGTGGGCGTGGGTGCTCGTCCTCCAAGGCATCGAGCCTGCTTAG
- the LOC125029462 gene encoding alpha-L-fucosidase-like, with product MVRAQLLSLLLFCFYGFSHGEYTPNWASLDSRPLPGWYDGAKVGIFIHWGVFSVPSFGSEWFWSYWRGAHSPKYVEFMEKNYRPGFTYADFAPEFTAEFFEPDEWASVFNASGARYIVLTSKHHEGFTLWPSRYSWNWNSLDIGPKRDLVGDLAHALRSKTPNIHFGLYHSLYEWFHPLYIQDKENNFTTNNFVATKTMPELHELVNNYQPEVIWSDGDWEAYDTYWNSTGFLAWLFNDSPVKDTVVVNDRWGRGIPCHHGSYYTCTDHYNPGVLQPHKWENCMTLDKHSWGYRRNAPATDYITIHSLITELAQTISCGGNLLVNIGPTHEGRLPAIMEERLRQLGSWLDVNGEAVYDSVPWKHQNDTVAPGVWFTSKGDLVYGIALSWPKDSLMTLGSVLSTPHTHITMLGYNENRVTRRLKYKATKSGMQIVFPPMAEVKSQWAWVLVMAGVTPASA from the exons ATGGTTCGTGCGCAGTTGCTTTCTCTGCTGCTCTTCTGTTTTTACG GCTTCAGCCATGGGGAATACACGCCCAACTGGGCGTCCCTCGACAGCCGGCCACTCCCAGGTTGGTACGACGGCGCCAAGGTGGGCATCTTCATCCACTGGGGCGTCTTCTCGGTGCCCTCCTTCGGCTCCGAGTGGTTCTGGAGCTACTGGCGAG GTGCTCATTCACCGAAATACGTAGAGTTCATGGAGAAAAACTACCGTCCGGGCTTCACGTACGCGGACTTCGCGCCGGAATTCACGGCCGAGTTCTTCGAGCCCGACGAGTGGGCGAGTGTGTTCAACGCCTCGGGCGCTCGCTACATCGTCCTCACCAGCAAGCACCACGAGGGCTTCACCCTGTGGCCCTCGCGCTACTCCTGGAACTGGAACAGCCTTGACATCGGACCCAAGAGGGACCTCGTAG GCGACCTGGCTCATGCCCTGCGATCCAAGACCCCGAACATCCACTTCGGCCTCTACCACTCCCTGTACGAATGGTTCCACCCTCTCTACATCCAGGACAAAGAGAACAACTTCACGACCAATAACTTCGTGGCGACCAAGACTATGCCGGAGCTTCATGAACTG GTGAACAACTACCAGCCCGAAGTGATCTGGTCGGACGGCGACTGGGAGGCGTACGACACGTATTGGAACTCGACCGGGTTCCTGGCCTGGCTCTTCAATGACTCCCCCGTCAAGGACACGGTGGTCGTCAATGACCGGTGGGGGAGGGGCATCCCCTGCCACCACGGGTCATACTACACCTGCACGGATCACTATAATCCAG GTGTGTTGCAGCCGCACAAGTGGGAGAATTGCATGACGCTGGACAAGCACTCGTGGGGATACCGTCGCAACGCTCCTGCAACAGACTACATCACAATCCACAGTCTCATCACGGAACTCGCCCAGACAATCAGCTGCGGAG GTAACCTGCTGGTGAACATCGGCCCCACGCACGAGGGGCGTCTCCCCGCCATCATGGAGGAGCGCCTCCGGCAACTCGGCTCGTGGCTCGACGTCAACGGCGAGGCCGTGTACGACTCCGTGCCGTGGAAGCACCAGAACGACACGGTGGCTCCTGGGGTATG GTTTACGTCGAAGGGCGACCTTGTGTATGGCATCGCACTCTCTTGGCCCAAAGATAGCCTCATGACTCTCGGCTCTGTCTTATCAACGCCGCATACCCACATCACGATGTTGGGCTACAATGAGAACCGCGTGACCAGGAGGTTGAAG TACAAAGCGACGAAGAGCGGAATGCAGATCGTATTCCCGCCCATGGCCGAAGTGAAGAGCCAGTGGGCGTGGGTGCTGGTCATGGCCGGTGTCACGCCCGCTTCGGCCTGA